A genomic window from Aricia agestis chromosome 8, ilAriAges1.1, whole genome shotgun sequence includes:
- the LOC121729644 gene encoding surfeit locus protein 6 homolog, which produces MGVPKKPVKIKHVKNEIIKEMNFLKNIFSVAFIPLHKKDDSELMDFEMEKSATNKEPEKYTRANTIAELEAKLQKVKSQHKFQIKGKLAKKSLNSKLSKKLKKTERNKMNKKPKPIVDSETDLKETKEEKPKVNQQPKPVFNTDGKLVFSKFDFAKLGGKEKTPKSQKDPRKLLDQLKNQEQKIQQLSETDGEKAKEIKEKLAWKTILQKAEGEKVKDDPTLLKKSIKKMEQKKKVSKKKWENRIEGVEKKKQDRQTKRKDNISKKKKEKKAKVVKAAQKRGRVVI; this is translated from the exons ATGGGAGTACCAAAGAAACCTGTGAAAATAAAACACGTAAAAAAcgaaattattaaagaaatgaaCTTTTTAAAGAACATCTTCTCTGTGGCTTTTATACCCCTGCACAAAAAAG ATGATTCTGAACTAATGGATTTTGAAATGGAAAAGTCAGCGACCAATAAAGAACCTGAGAAGTACACGAGAGCAAATACAATAGCCGAACTAGAAGCAAAGTTGCAAAAAGTGAAATCACAACACAAGTTTCAAATAAAGGGAAAACTAGCTAAGAAAAGTTTAAATAGTAAACTCAGCAAGAAGTTAAAGAAAACTGAAAGAAACAAAATGAACAAGAAGCCCAAACCTATTGTGGATTCTGAAACGGACTTAAAAGAAACAAAGGAAGAAAAACCTAAAGTAAATCAACAACCAAAGCCAGTTTTTAACACAGATGGCAAATTAGTGTTCTCAAAATTCGATTTCGCTAAACTTGGAGGAAAAG AAAAGACACCAAAATCTCAAAAAGACCCGAGAAAACTACTAGATCAGTTGAAGAATCAAGAGCAAAAAATACAACAATTATCTGAAACTGATGGAGAAAAAGCTAAAGAAATAAAAGAGAAACTTGCTTGGAAAACTATTCTTCAGAAAGCTGAAGGAGAGAAAGTTAAAGATGATCCAACTCTTCTCAAAAAATCAATAAAGAAAATG GAGCAAAAGAAGAAAGTTAGTAAAAAGAAATGGGAAAATAGAATTGAGGGTGTGGAGAAGAAGaaacaagacagacagacaaagagaaAAGACAATATTTccaagaagaagaaagaaaagaaaGCGAAGGTTGTCAAAGCTGCACAAAAGAGGGGCAGAGTTGTtatatga